The following coding sequences lie in one Propionispora vibrioides genomic window:
- the scpA gene encoding methylmalonyl-CoA mutase → MYQKPDFTNMSLKKENGPANLAEWKKQLEAKTGKSFEELYWRAMEQIDVKPLYTEADLKDMNHLSYMAGIPPFLRGPYPTMYVTRPWTVRQYAGFSTAEESNAFYRRNLAAGQKGLSIAFDLATHRGYDSDHPRVVGDVGKAGVAVDSILDMEILFSGIPLDKMSVSMTMNGAVLPVLAFYIVAAEEQGVKQEVLSGTIQNDILKEFMVRNTYIYPPTASMRIIGDIFAYTSQFMPKFNSISISGYHMQEAGATADIELGYTLADGLEYIRTGVNSGLAIDAFAPRLSFFWAMGKNYFMEVAKMRAGRLLWAKIIKQFGPKSSKSMALRTHSQTSGWSLTEQDPFNNVARTCIEAMAAALGHTQSLHTNALDEAIALPTDFSARIARNTQLYLQDETQICKVIDPWGGSYYVEALTDELARRAWAHIQEVEELGGMAKAIDTGLPKMRIEEAAARRQAHIDSAKEMIVGVNKFRLDKEDPLDILEVDNTAVRIAQIKRLEKLRSNRDEDRVKSCLEAITKSVETGEGNLLDLAIKATRARASLGEISSAVEKVSGRHKAVIRSISGVYSSEFADEDEIAEVRKMTDTFEAKEGRRPRIMIAKMGQDGHDRGAKVIATAFADLGFDVDIGPLFQTPEETAQDAVDNDVHVVGMSSLAAGHKTLLPQLVEELKKRGREDIMVVAGGVIPAQDYEYLKEHGAAAIFGPGTIIPVAARKVLEELMNRLDWEEA, encoded by the coding sequence ATGTATCAGAAACCTGATTTTACCAACATGTCACTGAAAAAAGAAAATGGACCGGCCAATCTGGCTGAATGGAAAAAGCAGCTTGAGGCTAAAACAGGCAAGTCTTTTGAAGAATTATACTGGCGGGCCATGGAGCAGATTGATGTAAAACCTCTTTATACTGAGGCCGATCTGAAGGATATGAACCACCTGTCTTATATGGCCGGAATTCCGCCTTTCTTAAGAGGGCCTTATCCCACGATGTATGTAACCCGCCCCTGGACGGTCCGGCAGTATGCCGGTTTCTCCACGGCGGAAGAAAGTAATGCCTTTTACCGTCGTAATCTGGCCGCCGGTCAGAAGGGGCTTTCTATTGCCTTTGACCTGGCGACGCACCGCGGCTATGACTCGGACCATCCCCGGGTTGTCGGCGACGTGGGGAAAGCCGGCGTGGCGGTCGATTCTATTCTGGATATGGAAATTCTCTTTTCCGGCATCCCCCTGGATAAAATGTCGGTGTCGATGACGATGAACGGTGCCGTTTTGCCGGTTCTGGCCTTCTACATTGTGGCGGCCGAGGAACAGGGTGTAAAGCAGGAAGTCCTGTCAGGCACGATTCAGAATGATATTTTAAAAGAATTTATGGTTCGTAACACTTATATTTATCCGCCGACGGCCTCGATGCGGATTATCGGCGATATTTTCGCCTATACCTCACAGTTTATGCCGAAGTTCAACAGCATCAGTATTTCCGGCTATCATATGCAGGAAGCGGGGGCCACCGCCGACATTGAGCTTGGCTATACGCTGGCCGACGGACTGGAGTACATCCGGACCGGGGTAAACTCTGGCCTGGCGATTGACGCGTTTGCGCCTCGGTTGTCATTCTTCTGGGCCATGGGTAAAAATTACTTTATGGAAGTGGCCAAGATGCGGGCTGGCCGCTTGCTGTGGGCTAAAATTATCAAGCAGTTCGGACCGAAAAGTTCGAAATCCATGGCGCTCAGAACCCACTCGCAGACTTCGGGCTGGAGCCTGACCGAACAGGACCCGTTCAACAATGTGGCACGGACCTGTATTGAAGCCATGGCGGCTGCTTTGGGGCATACCCAATCACTGCACACCAACGCGCTGGATGAAGCCATTGCCCTGCCGACCGACTTCTCGGCCCGGATTGCCCGGAATACGCAGCTTTATCTGCAGGATGAAACACAAATTTGTAAGGTTATTGATCCCTGGGGCGGCTCTTACTACGTGGAAGCTTTGACCGATGAACTGGCCCGCCGGGCCTGGGCTCATATCCAGGAAGTCGAAGAACTGGGCGGTATGGCCAAGGCTATTGACACGGGTCTGCCCAAAATGCGGATTGAGGAAGCGGCCGCCCGCCGTCAGGCGCACATTGACTCCGCCAAGGAAATGATTGTCGGTGTAAACAAGTTCCGCCTGGATAAGGAAGATCCGCTGGACATTCTGGAAGTTGACAATACGGCTGTACGGATAGCTCAGATCAAGCGTCTGGAAAAACTTCGTTCCAACCGGGACGAGGACCGGGTGAAGTCTTGCCTGGAGGCGATTACCAAATCGGTGGAAACCGGTGAAGGCAATCTGCTGGATCTGGCGATTAAGGCTACCCGGGCCAGAGCCAGTCTGGGGGAAATTTCCTCTGCCGTGGAAAAAGTCAGCGGGAGGCATAAAGCGGTGATCCGTTCCATTTCAGGCGTATACAGCAGTGAATTTGCCGATGAGGATGAAATTGCCGAAGTACGGAAAATGACCGATACCTTTGAAGCCAAGGAAGGTCGCCGGCCGAGAATTATGATTGCCAAGATGGGCCAGGACGGACATGACCGGGGTGCCAAGGTAATCGCTACGGCCTTTGCCGATTTGGGCTTTGACGTGGATATCGGACCGTTATTCCAAACGCCGGAGGAAACGGCCCAGGATGCGGTGGATAATGACGTTCACGTGGTAGGCATGAGTTCGCTGGCTGCCGGACATAAGACGCTGCTGCCGCAATTGGTGGAAGAACTGAAAAAGCGCGGCCGCGAGGATATCATGGTGGTAGCCGGCGGTGTTATTCCGGCCCAGGATTACGAATATTTGAAAGAACATGGTGCCGCTGCTATTTTTGGACCGGGAACCATTATTCCGGTCGCTGCCAGAAAGGTATTGGAAGAATTAATGAACCGTTTGGACTGGGAAGAGGCGTAA
- the meaB gene encoding methylmalonyl Co-A mutase-associated GTPase MeaB, protein MSTYKPEWTPQDAGNEFACRVMTGVAGGHDGLPQGRPEGQTAAAVKRKKLTVEDYVQGVLAGDRVLLSRAITLIESNAPAHMDMAQQVLQQLLPYAGKSLRVGITGVPGAGKSTFIEALGCRLCRTGHKVAVLAVDPSSSVTKGSILGDKTRMENLSKEPQAFIRPSPSGGTLGGVTRKSRETLLLCEAAGYDVILVETVGVGQSEVTVRSMVDFFLLIVLTGAGDELQGMKKGVMELADAILINKADGDNRRRALAARVDYERILHYLRPATEGWQTKAYTCSALSGEGIDDIWSVVCEFRDRMGASGVFEGRRKAQTLSWVYSMVEEHLHNLFFQNPAVRVGKTAVEQDVITGKVSATMAVNRLIGMFEQS, encoded by the coding sequence ATGAGTACCTATAAACCGGAGTGGACGCCGCAGGATGCGGGCAATGAATTTGCCTGCCGGGTCATGACCGGTGTGGCTGGCGGGCATGACGGCCTGCCGCAGGGCCGGCCCGAAGGACAGACGGCGGCTGCCGTAAAACGAAAAAAACTGACGGTCGAAGACTACGTGCAGGGTGTGCTGGCCGGTGACAGAGTCTTATTGTCCCGGGCTATCACCCTGATTGAAAGCAATGCCCCGGCTCATATGGATATGGCCCAGCAGGTGCTGCAGCAATTGCTGCCCTATGCGGGAAAGTCACTGCGGGTTGGCATTACCGGGGTGCCCGGTGCCGGCAAGAGTACCTTTATTGAAGCTCTTGGCTGCCGGTTGTGCCGGACCGGGCACAAGGTGGCGGTGCTGGCGGTTGACCCCAGCAGCAGTGTGACCAAGGGCAGCATCCTGGGTGATAAAACCCGGATGGAGAATCTGTCCAAGGAACCACAGGCCTTTATCCGTCCCTCGCCATCAGGCGGAACGCTGGGCGGCGTAACCCGGAAAAGCCGGGAGACTTTGCTGCTTTGTGAGGCCGCCGGCTATGATGTCATCCTGGTGGAAACGGTGGGGGTCGGACAGAGTGAAGTCACCGTCCGGTCTATGGTGGATTTCTTTCTCCTGATTGTGTTAACCGGTGCCGGCGATGAACTGCAAGGCATGAAGAAAGGTGTCATGGAGCTGGCCGATGCCATTTTGATCAATAAAGCCGACGGCGATAACAGACGGCGTGCTCTGGCCGCCCGGGTGGACTATGAACGTATTCTTCATTATCTGCGTCCGGCAACCGAAGGCTGGCAGACCAAGGCCTATACCTGCTCAGCGTTGAGCGGCGAGGGAATTGACGATATCTGGTCGGTGGTCTGTGAGTTCCGGGACAGGATGGGGGCTTCCGGTGTGTTCGAAGGACGTCGCAAGGCACAGACTCTTTCCTGGGTGTACTCTATGGTGGAGGAGCACCTGCATAATCTGTTTTTCCAAAATCCGGCCGTACGGGTCGGTAAGACTGCCGTGGAACAGGATGTTATCACCGGCAAGGTCTCGGCTACTATGGCGGTTAACCGGTTAATTGGTATGTTTGAGCAGTCATAA
- a CDS encoding sirohydrochlorin cobaltochelatase produces the protein MRLSGKKLLIASVVCAMMTGLTATGFAAYQLNPEVKDATPALKQAAEIGVRVSETPSLQNLENKDAILVMSFGTTFTDSRKATIEKTVADIQAAHPNTKVVLAFTSHIIVDRIQANEGIKIPTPEEALAQLKAEGYSRIALTSLDVIPGMEYAYDTAIFDIYKSQFKKMTLGTTLMYWMGQENQRDDVTEAMKAFSTEFPKTGKKDAVLLMAHGTPHPSNAYYAVMQDRLTELGFKNTYVYSVEGWPHLDTVIPQLKAQGIKNVTLIPMMMVAGDHANNDMAGSEPESHKSILEKEGFKVTPYIHGLGENQAIRKLFVDRANEAWDALEAATPVKEKGHGMMMK, from the coding sequence ATGAGACTTAGTGGAAAGAAACTGTTGATTGCATCTGTGGTATGTGCTATGATGACGGGCTTGACGGCAACCGGCTTTGCCGCTTATCAGTTAAACCCGGAAGTGAAGGATGCCACTCCGGCCTTGAAACAGGCAGCGGAAATTGGTGTTCGCGTTTCGGAAACACCTTCGCTGCAGAACCTGGAAAATAAAGATGCTATTTTGGTTATGAGTTTTGGGACAACCTTTACTGATTCCCGCAAGGCCACCATTGAAAAAACGGTGGCAGACATTCAGGCGGCTCATCCCAATACCAAAGTGGTGCTGGCTTTTACTTCCCATATTATTGTTGACCGGATTCAGGCCAATGAAGGAATTAAGATCCCCACACCGGAAGAAGCTCTGGCCCAACTTAAGGCAGAAGGCTACAGCCGTATTGCCCTGACCTCGCTGGATGTCATTCCGGGTATGGAATATGCCTATGACACCGCTATTTTCGATATCTATAAGAGCCAGTTCAAGAAAATGACCCTGGGTACGACACTGATGTACTGGATGGGACAGGAAAACCAACGTGATGATGTGACTGAGGCTATGAAAGCCTTTAGTACTGAATTCCCTAAGACTGGCAAAAAGGATGCCGTCTTATTGATGGCTCATGGTACGCCGCATCCGTCCAATGCTTACTATGCCGTTATGCAGGACCGTTTAACTGAACTTGGTTTCAAAAATACCTATGTCTATTCGGTAGAAGGCTGGCCTCATTTGGACACAGTTATTCCTCAGTTGAAGGCACAGGGTATTAAAAATGTTACGCTGATTCCGATGATGATGGTGGCCGGAGACCATGCCAACAACGATATGGCTGGCAGCGAACCGGAATCGCATAAATCCATCCTGGAAAAAGAAGGCTTTAAAGTCACCCCGTACATCCACGGTCTTGGTGAAAACCAAGCTATCCGCAAACTGTTTGTCGACCGGGCTAATGAAGCGTGGGATGCCCTGGAAGCCGCAACTCCTGTGAAGGAAAAAGGCCATGGCATGATGATGAAATAA